CTGCCATTGGGCTCGATGCAGTGGGTCCCGTAGCTGTCCAGGACGTAGGCCACGTCGTCGTTGCGGGTGTTGACCACGGCGTAGTACGACTGGGGGTTGCTCAGGTACTGCCAGTACGACGTCACTTGCTGGAAGCGTCCGACGATCGGCGAGGTGACGCTGGTGTCGTCGTAGATGCACACTTGCGGATAGATACATCCGTAGGCGGAGTCGGCGTGTGCGGCCGGGGCGACGGCGAGTCCAAGCAGCAGCGCACCGGCGGCGGCCACGAGGTGGGATCTGCGGGACAGGTTCTTCACGGACACTCCTGGGACGTCGTCCGGCCGGCCCCGGCAGGAGCCGGACGAGGATCATGGCTTGACCCTGGCGTGAGCATGCCGTGCGGTCTCTTCAACCGGTAGATCGTTTTCGGCCTACGGGACGTCTGAAAAGCATGTGGGGCGGCAAGTCGCTTTGCCCATACGGTCCCGGCGAGGCATCGGTGAATCGAGCTGTCCGATGGGCGGTGACGGTCTGCGGGCTGTGTCCGCCGGAACGGTGCCGTATCGAGCACGGTCTCGCCTGCCTGGCACAACCTCTGCCGGGTCTGTGTGGCCGTGGTGGACGACCCTGCGAGAAGAGAACGCGCGCCAGGCGCAACGACAGAGCACCCCGGAACCGCCTCCGCCTCCTGAGGAGCGGCCCCACGCCGACTGAGGGGCACCTCGGAAATGCCGGGGCTGGCCGAGGGCAGATGTTCCAAAACCCTGTCCACGAAGAGCCACAGACCCCGTCCTCGGGCCGCTCGGTGCTGCGTACGCCTGCACATGCGCGAAGACCCCGTTCTCAGTGTTTCCGCTGGTGACGGGGTCTTTGAGCGCCTCATGCAGGGTGCCCCCGGCGGGGCGCTCGGAGCATGGGCAGCGGGTGGACCAGCTGGGGGAGCGGGCAGCTGGTGATCGAGACGGCTGTTCGGCTGAATCGGTAGGTCGGCGGTGATGGACCGCAGGTTCGGGTCCCGGCAGGAGCCGCAAGCGAGGGATGGCCGTGCCGGACCGCCTGTGACCTGCTGGATTCTCTGGTTGGACCGACGCCGGCGCATCTGCCCGAGGCCCGGAATCGTGTGGGCGCGCCTGTCCGTGCTTCCGACGGGTTCAACGGTGTCACGCCGGCACGGGAAGCGAGCTACCATCTAAGTAAGATGCAATCTACGTAATATGGATACTGTGTCTGCTGTGAGGGCCTGTGGAATTCAAAGGGAGGGTGGCTGACCTGGCTCTGCTGGCTCGACAGCTGGGCCTGGTGATCGAGGGCGCGGGTGCCACCCGTGGGCGCGCCGTGATCATGACCGGGCGGCGCCGGGTGGGGAAGTCTCGCCTGGTCCAGGAGTTCTGTGACCGGTCCCGGGTTCCGTACGTGGTCTTCCAGGCGACCCGGGGCCGCAATGCCGTGGCCGAGCGGGCGGACTTCACTGGGGCGATCGCCCAGTCCGCCCTACCGGGGGCGGAGCTGGTGGCCGGGCTGCAGGCCGCGGATTGGAATCAGGCGCTGCGTTCACTGGCCGTCGCGGTTCCGGACGACGTCCCGAGCATCGCGGTGATCGACGAGGTGCCGTGGCTGGTTGAGCAGGACGCGGAGTTCGAGGGGGCTCTGCAGACCGTCTGGGACCGTCACCTGTCCGCCAAGCCGGTCCTGCTCATCCTGGTCGGCAGCGACATGTCGGTGATGGAGGCGCTGCAGTCGTATGGCCGCCCGTTCTTCGGGCGGGCGGCGAAGATGACCGTACGGCCGCTGCACCTGGGCGATGTGCAGGCCATGACCGGGCTGGATGCGGCGGACGCGGTGGACGCGCTGCTGATCACGGGAGGCTTTCCGGAAATCGTCCAGTCGTGGCGGCCCGGGATGGGCCGGGCGGACTTCCTGCGCGAGGCCGTGGCGAATCCGCTGTCTCCGCTCCTGGTGGCGGGCGAGCTGTCGCTGCTGGGGGAGTTCCCCGGGGCGTCGCACTCGCGGGCGGTGCTGGAGGCAGTGGGCAGCGGCGAGCGGACCTTCTCCACCATCGCTGCACAGGCCGGGGGAACAGGTGCCCTGCCATCGGGCACGCTGTCCCCGCTGCTGAACACCCTGCAGGCCAAGCGGGTTCTCGCGGCCGACCTGCCGCTGTCCGCAAAGGCCGACACCAAGAACAAGCGCTACCGCATCGCCGATCCGTATCTCCGTTTCTGGCTGGCCTTCCTGCAGCGGGGCATCCCGCTCATCGAGCGCGGCCGGGGCGATCTTGCCCTGGAGCGCATCGAGCGGTCCTGGACCACCTGGCGGGGGCGCGCGGTCGAGCCGCTCATTCGCGAGTCGCTGCTGCGGCTGTTGCCCGACGAGCGATGGCCGGAGACAGAGGCGGTCGGCGGCTGGTGGAACCGGCAGAACAACCCCGAGATCGACCTGGTCGGCAC
This region of Streptomyces chromofuscus genomic DNA includes:
- a CDS encoding ATP-binding protein, with the protein product MEFKGRVADLALLARQLGLVIEGAGATRGRAVIMTGRRRVGKSRLVQEFCDRSRVPYVVFQATRGRNAVAERADFTGAIAQSALPGAELVAGLQAADWNQALRSLAVAVPDDVPSIAVIDEVPWLVEQDAEFEGALQTVWDRHLSAKPVLLILVGSDMSVMEALQSYGRPFFGRAAKMTVRPLHLGDVQAMTGLDAADAVDALLITGGFPEIVQSWRPGMGRADFLREAVANPLSPLLVAGELSLLGEFPGASHSRAVLEAVGSGERTFSTIAAQAGGTGALPSGTLSPLLNTLQAKRVLAADLPLSAKADTKNKRYRIADPYLRFWLAFLQRGIPLIERGRGDLALERIERSWTTWRGRAVEPLIRESLLRLLPDERWPETEAVGGWWNRQNNPEIDLVGTDREPVAGAVHFVGSIKWLESQPFGRREYDALARDVLAVPGAGRDTPLVAVSRSSVVGSLPLAAHWGPEDLVRAWQ